The genomic window tgtttgttgattgaaagcgggaaatgaatttgaattgaattgtgaatggtattaaattgtatggaaatgtattgagttgtgaaaatgtgtgaagttgtgaaataattattgattgaaaggtggaaaaatgattgaattgaaaatgtgaaaaattgtaattgaattgagaatatatgtgatttaaataccctattaactagtagggctgagtcggatatagttggcatgccataggattggaagagttcagggatacttcgacctcgagtcgatgagacactgggtgtcactatatttcttcggatagattcgatgaggtactgggtaccaactttcttcggctttgccgatgagacactgggtgtcaactattgcttcgaactatccgatgaggcactgggtgccattctggtgtgtttggttggatccgtgtatccgccaaagtccgagttttgttaatagggtaaatgatgaaatgataaacCGAACGAGTTGGTCAAACGAGCattgaaatgatatgaaaaagttgaattgtgaattgaaatgtgaaatgagattgagaaatgaacctaaggttcgtgaattattcaaactcaaattgtggatatacgatattggttgatgaattgctattgttgaaatatttaatttaaattgtatatacgatttatgcattacatgtacattattgttataatttgaattatggtaataccactgagtatgaattactcagcgtacggttgtttccgtgcgcaggtcaatagaagtcaaaggtcccggttcagcatccagattaATCCCGGCTTCGGcaaaacttggtgatgtatttttcctttggtaaaggtggcatgtacatagattgtgtataaaggttattatgttttattatataatggttaaaaatgttagtattaaaagtttatggattttaatgaaagaagtctatctattttatctaattagtacattgttaaattttaaattgatattgtgtagattgagtttgattagaagtatttagaatagaaaatgtgaatgtgaaatgaattggttgaattggtgatATTTGGGAACTATATGGTTTTAATTTGCAGGGGGTTTATGTAAAAaaaagcagaaatgctgccgaaatttttataaaaaaaatgaagtcatttggtaaaaaactaataaattttatgaattattttaatatattggtTATTAATTTAAGAATTGTTGTAAATCGTTcgataagtccggtaatgcctcgtaattctgttccggcgacggttcggggttaaggggtgttacaggagggATCGCACGAGGCGCCGTCGAGGAGCTCTTCTCATTACCAATCCTCATCGCCTTACGAAATTCAAACACCTCTGTagtgggtgatgcaaacacctttGCATTCTTTATcctatcaaggtgggtcatcctcccaacacccatAACCACAACCCCCACCGGAAGCTGAACCAagaaggaatccagcgcgtaaccgtcgacgaccCCCATGTGACACTAATTCCGACCCGCAccaacattgatttttttaatatatttgtacgaactatttttatattgttccatttaataaaataaaatttattttttaaatattttaatagtaatttattttttatatttttaatatatttgtacaaattatttttatattgtttcatttaataaaataaaagttgtttttaatattttaatagtaatttgtttttatatttttaataaaataaaagttcttttgaataagaaaatatttttaatatttttatatttttaataaaatataattaatgtaaCATAGTTTTATTACAGCAACTATCAACTATTTCGATttagacatgatcgaattgtatgacctgggttcctacaccatccgtacaacttttattggttcattcttTCACGGATATctatattgttacgtattctactCGAGCAATGTCGATCTTTTAGTTtgcgacgtaattctctatccggtaacaactTAAATGGAGCAAGCGATACAGATGACCACTTACGTTTATCTGGGATacgtgggaatacgtgtctccacacatttgtacatgtattctattttgtacacttcgtcgacatatCTCATGGGATCCACacagagattctgacaagctacaATTGCATGAACGCATGGATACCGAAGTGCGTCAAACgtcccacagtcgcaagtcctatttctcaagtgtacacgatattgtcCGCCTGTAATACTTTAGTTCGGTCCGTCAAACTTCGTCACACGACACCATAGGTTGTTGCGATTGTAACACACTTTGTGCATGGTGTTGGCCCGTGaattcgccttgttaatttcttacaATACCTCTTGGCACCATACATAgcctccctgcatttggcctttataactcgctGCTCGCTTTAGAAATAGTGCCGATAAacaaaaatatgtctctcgcacaaccaaGGTTATCGGTAAATGACACGTTCCttttagaacaaaatttatgTATTCAGCCAGGTTTGAAGTCATATAACCATATCGTAGGCCACCGTCATATGCTTGTGTCCACTATTCGAATGGTATTTTGCAGAGGTAGTCTGCACCTTGTTCGTTAACTGAACGCAAAATCGCCACATCTCATGGAAATGGTCCTTATTGATCtcgtaccctgccaatataagttgataacgaaaattacataccactattctattaaaaaattggaatattacaaacgaaattatattgatagagattaaatacccatgttggtcacttgtcgtcgttcaaTGTTAGACTGATATTGCCCGTTCAATGGTAGACTGATATTGCCCGTAGTAGTTGGACGTAACGTGCCATAgacaataccgatggtgtgtgcgaTCCCATAGGCTTTTCTATCTCTCAATTACTGCTAGTATTCCAATGCCCTGGTCTAATATAACGTAGATACCAGGTTGGAGGCaaacatgcctccttaacctagaaagaaagaaatctcagtcattACCTGACTCCCCCGATGTTATTGCAAATACAATTGGAAGGATTCTCCTACCGCCATCCTGTGCCACAACTAGCAATagtcgatgggtatatctaccatataTAAAGGCAtcatcaatttgtaccaatggcttgcagtacaCAAATGTGTCCCGATATTGCTTAAAGCTAGAACAGacgcttgaacacttggcatccacgaaGCAATTGGTTGTTGTAGTACGCAGGTGTCATTTCAAGGTCTATTATACAACTTAGGACGTACCTCTCCAGCACCTAACACTACTGCCACACCTCATTATATAAAGCGTCTCACCCATTATGCATATTTTTCAACGCCTTTTACTTAGCTATCCATGCATTGCGGTAAGAGGGTATGTACCTCAATTGGATacaaatattggcaattaagatcGACACTGAAGTTCAGGGATTTGCATTCACCGTCGGTAGTATTAAGCGAGCTAACATATCTGAATTAATCTTAGGATGATCTTTTGAAACACCTGTCAAtgaagtacgttaaataatgcaacattacataatacagtattattcaaaaaccttAAACACTAGTGATACTGCACCGAAAACACATGTATGTGGAcatttgtacttttttatttcCTACAAGCTTGTGTTTTTCCTAACcgaagccatgattttccatgacCATGTACCATCTTGCACTGTACCTTGGCCTCGAACTTCTCAAATTCGGATTTAACCACGTTATTGTTAATCCTATTCATGATGTTATGTTGTTTCGATATACCAAGAAAACTATCATTATTGGAAAACTCCTTACAAACTTCCAATTCACTCGAATCCAATGACGAACTTGTACGGTCACGCattctgtgtggtagatctggaaactctaatgCATCATCTACCGATAGATCGCCATTATGCATGTAGGCTGGAGGTGAGTACGCCTTGAATCGTGaattttttcttcttcatctgaaccccctttAACATCATCAGGTTCGGTTGAAACAGGctccgattcagaaaataatgcaacttctgcaTCATCGAGgctgggctctcgaggtggatccacatcggactcatcaTCCAACCCAGCATTATCTATAACGTACAAGGTCCCCTCGCCGGTGgatgtcgtagggagtacatcatcccttcttgtggACGTTTCTTAACGTCACCAATCAGATGCGGATTGTCAACCATTAGTAGTTGATGTtattccccagtacgtatttctagcatcaaacatcgacccaccgatgtacatgtcccatccactaatcgagtgtcgtgcaggggttgtgtattccTTACTGTTACCAAACACGAGTGTCGTGCAGGAGTGTCGGGCAAGGGTCATGTATTCCTCTCGAACAGTAGTAGATGTTGAAGTCGCAAATGTTtcatttggcgatgaaaattgtacatataactcaagatagacTGATCTACTAACGAGATGAATCTACACCATCGCCTCCAAGCTACGACAACCTTTGATATCATTTGAGTCATATGTCACTGTTTCAActgaagcacaaaatcgatacttaatagatGAAACTCTCATTGGCGCCTTttcgaagattttacgcctaattcttttacgaagttctgtcaaatctatgctCTAGTTAAAAACTagttctccgataaaaaaacgtcgttctcggtgtcacggacctcacaatcatagtaaataacaacactaatacgttcactcatcttcaatttttaTTCTACTTAGCCTCAAATTttcttgctgtaacttatgcaacctgagaatGAAATTTGACTCATTTATAGTTTAAGGCCAAACATGAACtatgtagaaaaagagcgtccatgtggaaacacaaaacacaaaattatttttatattttcaaatgttccctaaaccctaaacacaaaattattttaaaaaactaaaccaaaatttaattaattttctttaaaaccctaaaccccaatttaattaatttaattaaaaccccaaaaacctaatttaattaaaatttaaaaaaaccctaaaccctaaacctaccAAAAATCTtgaattattttaacaaaaccctaaaaaccctaaactaaaaaccTATAGGGACTAAACATGCAAAAAGCCCTAACCTTAGAAAAACACGGACTAAAACACGTCCTTGGGGGAGTGATTATACCACGTCAGTAAAGCACGTCCACATGGGCACGTTTTGTCATGACATGGTAAAATCGCTCCCCTAGGGATGCATTTTGCTAAAATCAACCATTTTCgataataatgaaaaaaactaATCTATTTCCGTAAATAAAGTTAGAAGTTGGCCTTTAATggtaaaatgatcgaaaaagATGCATTTAATcttaaagtttttaaattaaataaactcaaatttaacaatCAAATGTTGACATTATTGGTCATGGTCAAGCCCCTGTACTTTTTAGAATTCAAGTTTTAGTACTCTCATATAATTGTGATGGGTTTTTATTTAGTTTCGttcaatctttttattattatactttttattgatttgattttacgtgaaaatggTTCGAaatgtatttatatttatgattatattgtatttttaatgttaatttatttcaaattttaaattttatgatttggaGATGGAGATGGAGACTGGAGAGGGAGAGGGATATTCCTTGTACACAAACGTGAGTAAAATATAAATGCAAAGCAAAATTTATTGTCGGGCTTTCCCAAATGGGGTGAATTGAAAGGCTAAACCAAAATATCTCAAGAcagaaatatataaattaaaagcaAGAACTGGGCAACTTAAATTGGGTCCCACACCAAAATATCTTATGCCGCAAAATCACGTGGTTTTCTGCTGGCCACTTAGCGCATTGGAATTCATCATCACCATCCATCTCATCTCCTATGCTTCTTGTTTTCGACACGTGCCCTTTGGTGAAAACCAGTCCTATCTCTTTTCTTGTCCTTTTCACCTTAGCGCCGGCCCTCTCCTCCACTTGGATTAGTTTGGTGTAGACAAAATCCTACGCATCCTGGTGTACCGTAACCTCATTGCCCAAATCCAAATCATAAACCGACTCAATTTAATCCAtctattattaaatgaaataatttagTTTCTATACCATTAAAGAATCTGttttatattcaatttataatttcaaaatgcACAATCAGCAAGTTTGTGTTTGTGTTTCTAATCGTTTCTTAATTGCACGTTAACGTACAACTAACGAGCAATTTAACATTAGCAAGTTTCATGCATAGTATCTATTGTATAATAAGTCATGACATTGCATTCGCACTAAAGGTGTGCTTGATTGGATGGAAAAATGGAGAGACGGggcaaaaattagaaaattagaaaGATAATGAATTTCGAGTGTACTTAATTGAGAAGAAAAGTGAGAGGGAAAGAAATATGATGGatgattatttttcaaaattataagaGGAGAGAAAATGCGAGAGAAATGCATGTTAATTCAAAATGATAcgtttttcaaatattttattttctttattgtttactctcatttttcaattttataaaaaaatgaatggaaagaaaattttatttctacCAAGCAATACgtatgaaaagaaaattattttttccatTCTATCAAGCAAAGACTATGAATTTTCTGATGGTTGAATCCTGTTGCCCGAACATAGTTGAAATCATGTGTATCCATATCTTTACAGAGGAATGTTAAAGGGGACAGGCGGGCCCTACACCTAAATCGAAGAATTATAATTTCGCATCCTTGTAAAtttatatagtaaaattatattatgatctttaaaaaataaaaaataatttatttaatttttttggttcaactatttaattaaaaataatcttggttcgatataaaaaaaaagaagaaaaggtaAAACATAAAGTTGGCCAGAAAGGGTCTTTTATTAACTGATTTACTTTAAAACAAAGATGGCGCAGGTTGTTGGAATGTCTTCTTAAACTAATAAATTACACATAGTTGTCGTTGCTGATGCTGCTTTAATAACGTTTTATTTGgaataatttaaaagttatttttaaaaattgaatgtattgtctgaattaattttaattacaataGATAACATAATTTCTGATGAGCATATATATTGCTTATAAggcatctaaatattttttaatagtaattaataaattatttctaattataaattaaaatggaAGGTAATATTATGAAATGCCTCATAAGAACGTATAAACAATAACAACATACACGTGGCAGACTGGTATTCGCTATATTTACATCTCGAATGGACGCCACGTAGCATCTAATCCACATCCTGAGAGCCCTTTATATACAAACTCAACTGCCTTCTCCAAACGCCACGTTGTTCGTTGTACTTCAAAAAAGCTAAAATTAAGggggaaaaaaaagaaaccctCCCAAAAATCTTACATGGTATCGAAAAACCCGAACCCGGCTGAGGGATTTTACCTGGATCCTACCGGAATGGCGTTGCCAGGCCTGGGACCCTTCGCCGCCACAGATGCGGCGGCGTCCACCGTTTCATCTTCCGAGGATCCGAATAAGAAAATCCGAAAGCCCTACACCATAACCAAGTCCAGAGAGAGTTGGACTGAACCTGAACACGACAAGTTCCTCGAGGCTCTCCAGCTGTAAATTCTAAATCTTTTCTCTCTCTAATTattggaaattcctttgcttcTTTTCAAATTAGGGTTTTTCCCTTTTTCGTTTGGAAATGGTTTACGTTTGTTATTTTGCGTGTCGGTTTTAACCTTTTGacttgaaattgatattgaagGCTTTTGTTTTTCTCCCTTAATTACTAAGAAGCTGATTTGAAATTTCTAAATCGGTTCTTGTTGAAAAGAATTTTATACTTATTAGTTGAAAATTGGATACTTGGATGACTGTAATTTGTTATGGACAAGTGAAAGGCACTGAATTTTGATAAAGCCTTTTTTGCATATATTTGAATTCATGCACCAAATCTGGCTAAAACTGTTATAGTATAATATGTATCATTGGTTCTGAGTTTTTGAATTATGCACTTTGCATGAGTTTGTTCATCGAAAAGATTTTCCTGCTCTTGCTAATTGTTGCTGTTCGATTGATTATGCTCAGATTTGACCGTGACTGGAAAAAGATCGAAGCATTTGTCGGGTCAAAGACTGTTATTCAGGTAAGCTGTAATGTATCTAACCCTTTATTACTTTAGGCAAGTTCCGTTTTGCAGTTTGAAAGGAATGAGGCAGGAGGGTGGTTGAGGAATGAAGGATATCTTTTATTCCTTTCAGTCGAGTTTCGTTTTGCAGTTTGAAAGGAAAGAAGCGGGAGGGTGGTTGAGGAATGAAGGGTATCTTTTAGTCCTTTCAATCGTAGTTAGTAATCTCTCCCCTGGATCCTAGGCTTTCTGATGTTTCGGTAAGAGGCAACAAATTTGTGATGATGTGAAAACCAGTGTAGTTTCTAATTAGAGGTTGTTTGTTTTTAACAATTATCTGTGGGCGACAATGCCCATAACAAACATTTAAAATGACGTGCCCTTTTTTTTGCAGATTCGTAGTCATGCCCAGAAATATTTTCTAAAGGTTCAGAAGAATGGAACAAATGAACATCTACCTCCACCTCGACCTAAAAGGAAAGCAGCTCATCCATATCCGCAGAAAGCCTCAAAAAATGGTGAGAATATTTTATCCAAAGTATGATCAGTGATCACAGAAAAAACTCAACATAAGAAATCCTGACTCTCTGTGTCACATCTGGCAGTTCATGTACAGCCACAAGCATCAGGGTCTCTTCAATCATCAAATGCATTAGTTGACACTGGATGTGTTCTGAGATCTGATCCCTCATTGATGCTTATGAACCCTGTTACTGCTGCGTCTTCCTGGACACACAATGAACAAACCATCAGTTTCTCAGAAGCTAAAAAAGGTTTCTTATTCTTCCTAATTCTATCATTTCATTTATGGTGGCAGTGATCCCTTAGGAGTCAAGGTTTTGATTATTTGATGTATACTTTCAATTTTAGGTTCTGGAATGGCCAATAAATCTAGGGGCAGCTCAATGAGCACCCCACAAAGGTGTCAAATTGGAGAGATGACTAATCAGGGAAATCATGGTCATGCACTAAGAGGTTTGTGTTAGTGctaattgaatattttaattttttaagttatattaTCCTCACATCCTTTAAAATGGCTTTTTGCTTGATGCAGTGTTGCCTGACTTTGTTCAAGTATACAGTTTTATTGGCAGTGTCTTTGATCCAAACACTACCGGTCATCTGCAGAAACTTAAAAAGATGGATCCCATAGACATTGAAACGGTATATATGTGTAACCATGACATTTTATACAATCTTGCTTGATCATGCAACATTTGTCATTGCTTatatttcattcttttattcaGGTGCTGTTGTTGATGAGAAACCTCTCCATCAATCTGACAAGTCCTGATTTCGAGGATCATGTGAGTTTCTAGCTCTTACTGATGGTTGCTTCTTCCTCCAGGGTGAGGCAACTAGATTAGTGAAATTTGTAATGCTCTGGTACTTGGTATCCTTCTTTGCTTTGGTAGATCTCTTCGTAGTAGTGTTGCTCTTTTTATAATGGGTCAAATGGTTGAATACCAAGATATTTCCTTTGGCAGATATGATTTGAATTGCATTATTGCCTAGCATAAATCAGTGGGCCATCATCTTTGGTTTCGACAGTTTGCATCCCTGTGCTTTCTGCCATGTAAACTGCCATGAGTTTTATGTT from Gossypium hirsutum isolate 1008001.06 chromosome D12, Gossypium_hirsutum_v2.1, whole genome shotgun sequence includes these protein-coding regions:
- the LOC121202844 gene encoding protein REVEILLE 6 isoform X1 yields the protein MVSKNPNPAEGFYLDPTGMALPGLGPFAATDAAASTVSSSEDPNKKIRKPYTITKSRESWTEPEHDKFLEALQLFDRDWKKIEAFVGSKTVIQIRSHAQKYFLKVQKNGTNEHLPPPRPKRKAAHPYPQKASKNVHVQPQASGSLQSSNALVDTGCVLRSDPSLMLMNPVTAASSWTHNEQTISFSEAKKGSGMANKSRGSSMSTPQRCQIGEMTNQGNHGHALRVLPDFVQVYSFIGSVFDPNTTGHLQKLKKMDPIDIETVLLLMRNLSINLTSPDFEDHRKLLSSYEIDTETNYHGGACKAVGT
- the LOC121202844 gene encoding protein REVEILLE 6 isoform X2; amino-acid sequence: MVSKNPNPAEGFYLDPTGMALPGLGPFAATDAAASTVSSSEDPNKKIRKPYTITKSRESWTEPEHDKFLEALQLFDRDWKKIEAFVGSKTVIQIRSHAQKYFLKVQKNGTNEHLPPPRPKRKAAHPYPQKASKNVHVQPQASGSLQSSNALVDTGCVLRSDPSLMLMNPVTAASSWTHNEQTISFSEAKKGSGMANKSRGSSMSTPQRCQIGEMTNQGNHGHALRVLPDFVQVYSFIGSVFDPNTTGHLQKLKKMDPIDIETVLLLMRNLSINLTSPDFEDHVSF